The sequence CTCCACGATTTCTGCTGGGAGTCCCTCCACCACAGTCTCTACAGCCTCTACTGAGAATCCCTCCACCACAGTCTCTACAGCCTCTACTGAGAGTCCCTCCACCACAATCTCTACAGCCTCTACTGAGAGTCCTTCCACTATAGTCTCCACAATTTCCACTGGGAGTCCCTCCACCACAGTCTCTGCAGCATCTACTGAGAGTCCTTCCACTACAGtctccacagcctccactgaGAATCCCTCCACCACAGTCTCTACAGGCTCTACTGAGAGTCCTTCCAGTCTAGtctccacagcctccactgaGAGTTCTTCCACCACAGTCTCTACAGCCTCTACTGAGAATCCCTCCACCACAGTGTCTACAGCCTCTACTCAGAGTCCCTCCACCACAGTATCTACAGCCTCCACTGAGAATCCCTCCACCACAGCCTCTACAGCCTCTTCTGAGAGTCCTTCCACTGCAGTGTCCACAGCCTCCACTGAGAATCCCTCCACCAAAGTCTCTACAGCCTCTACTGAGAGTTCTTCCACTACAGtctccacagcctccactgaGAGTCCCTCCACCACAGTCTCTACAGCTTCTTCTGCAAGCCCTTCCACtgcagtctccacagcctctACTGAGAATCCCTCCACCACAGTCTCTACAACCTCTACTGAGAGTTTTTCCACTACAGtctccacagcctccactgaGGGTCCCTCCTCCACAGTCTCTACAGCCTCTTCTGAGAGTCCTTCCACTGCAGTCTCCACAGTCTCCACTGAGAATCCCTCCACCACAGTCTCAGCAGCCTCTACTGAGAGTCCTTCCACTACAGtctccacagcctccactgaGAATCCCTCCACCACAGTCTCTACTGCCTCTACTGTGAGTCCTTCCACTACAGtctccacagcctccactgaGAATCCCTCCACCACAGTCTCTACAGCCTCCACTAAGAGTCCTTCCACCGCAATCTCCACTGCCTCCACTGAGAGTCCCTCCAGTCCCACCTCTACAACTGCTTCTCCTGTGACCACTACACCAAGTAAGGAAATCTTGCTTTTTTgaatttacttttctctttcctttctccataaTTTCTACATGTCTccctctgttatttattttttcatttatatttatttttttattttctgatactTTTCTCACTGTAGAAACCTTTTTCCTACAGGTAGTGTGTGGTTCCCTCcttagtgtctgtctttttccttctttttttctgcctttcaATCTGTCCAATTCCTTGTGTTCTGTGAACTCTCCTCTCTGGCTTTCTCATCTCTCTTGTGATTCTCCTGGTCTCTGCAGTGTGGACCATCACAGAACTGGGGGTCCTCTCTTGCAGCCTCACATCTCCTTGGAGCCTCTTTCTCCTTTGCTGCCCCCTGTCACCCCCACATAGGCCCTCTGGCTCCCTCCTCAGCTCTGGGATTGTCCTCCATATCTCTCCTTCCTCCGCCTGGCCTCTGTCTCTGAAGGTGTACCCCCTCCAGATTGCTTCTCTCAGAGGAAGCCTTCCCCAATCTCCACCACTCAGTGACAATATGGCATCACATCACTGACAGTGTCTGTCCCATGACAGGCGGGTCACTTCTAGCTCTGGTTGAGGAGGGCTACTTGTGTGCCTGAAATTCCTGTTCAGCTCAGTGAACCTCAGAGACTCTGAGGCCTGGCCTGTCTCCTCAGGGATCCCTCCTCTGGGGGCTCTGCTCCCTGCTATCTCTCCCCTGCACCCTGAGCAGCTGTGCATGGGTAGGCTGGGCTTGTCTCTTCAGGAAGGACTAGTGACTGCTGGGCCCCCCAACTGGCTTTGGCCCTTGGTCTGAACACCTTCAGTAGTGAGGGGTGGGAGGCTGAGTTAGGACTTGGGGGGTTCCCATGTGCCCAGGACCCTCaagctatttcttcctttcttcctggatgatttgAACCCTGGCCGCTTGCTACCTCCCCACACCTCCCAGCCTGGTGGGATAGACCAGGAGGAGGCTGAGGTGGGCCTACTCCTCAGATGGTACAGACAGACCCCTCAGGGGCCCTGGAGATGGCACAGCCGGTGAAGCACAAGCCTTgtgggcatgaggtcctgagtttgagcccttgcACCTTGcatgcctcctcctcctttttttcttctctctctttccttaataagtaagtctttaagaaaaaaaaaaaaaagatacaggggccaggctgtggtgcacctgattaagcacatacattacagtgcacagcgACCCaggtcaagcctctggtccctacctgcagggagaaaacttcattagtggtgaagcagggctgcaggtctctctctctctctctctctctctctctctatcaccgtctcccttctcaatttctctctgtctctatccagtaagaaattaattaaattattttcaaaatacataaaaattcaaTAAAACGAGTACAAACACACTTCGCAGGCTTGCCACCGGTGCCTCTCTGTTTATCACAAATCAGAGAGCTGAGCCTTGGGCGGCCCAGGTGGGTTGGCATCACTGCCCTGGGGCTGCCAGGAGCCGCTTCCTGCCTGCATCCGCtctcctccctcaccccccagGTGAAGTAGGAGCTGGGACAGGTTCAGCTCACAGCTCTCCCGAGGCCTCCCAGGGCTGGCTATGAGGGTATGGGGGGTGTTCCTCCCCAGGTCAGGGTCTCTCTgggttccctctgtctctgtctctgtgtccatcTCCACTTCCTCTCCCCCAGCCCTGACTATCTGCCTCCCATACACACCTTCTCTCCAACAGCggctttccctctcctcctgtgGGGTCCAGCCCAACCTCCACACAGATTCTGGGACAGGTGTCTGTCCCACCCTACCTGACCCCCGGTCTCCTGAGGGTGCCAGATTAggggcagggagatagttcacctgggacaTTAGAGGCATCTGATGCTgcacatgaagccctgggttctgggttcaagccctggcaccacatggcaggACCATGGCTGGCACCCGAGAAGGTCTATGCATGGTCACATGGTGCTTTGACGTctctcaaagaaaaaagaaaggaaggaaggaaggaaagaaggaaggataggaagttccactgggggtgggggcaggaggctACTAGGTGGCATCCCATCCATGAGCAGGGCCGCGGGTACCACCCCCAGCATGGCCAGAAGTAGATAAGTAGGTGAAGAGGAGTTGCCAGCTGTGTCCCGTACCCAAGTGGGTCTGCTTCCTTTTAGTCGTCTGTCTCAATGGAGGCCAGCTGGAGGGAAACACCTGCCAGTGCCCCCAGGGCTACAAAGGGGACCGGTGCCAGTACCTGGTGGCAGGGCCATCCTGCCAGAATGGAGGCTCCTGGGACGGGATCAAGTGTGTGTGCACCAGCCACTTCTTCGGGCGATGGTGCGAGGAGGTGGTCCAGAACATCGAGCTGGGTGAGCACCCCATCTTGCCCCCCCATTCCCCCCATCACACCACACCGCCTACCCCCTCTGGTGACAAAAACAGCTGGATGGAGCAGAAATGGAGGCTGGGGACAAAGGCTAGTGCAGCCCTAGAATTCAGTGTGGGACACGGGCAGAAAAGTTAGCaggatgggggccgggtggtggcacacctggttaagcacacatgttataaggtgcaaggacttgggtttgagcccctggtccccacctgcagggggaaaacttttcaagtggtaaagcaggtctgctggtgtctctctgcctctcttcaactcccctttccctctcaatttctggctgtttctatctgataagtaaaataaagataattatatatagagagagaaagtaggCAGGAAATAGTTTCAACATggggctggagagagacagagcataaGACTTGCACAagcgaggtcctgggtttgaactctggatatatatatatatatatatgacaaaatggGACTTAGGAGACAACACAGtggttctctcctcttgtctgaggctctgggatcccaggttcaatccccagcaccaccatcagccagagctgagcagggctctgataaaggggaggagggtggaagaagaagtagaggaggaggaggaggaggaggaggatcccggaagaaaaaaggaaagagaaatgcaCTGGTATTAGGTGGGTGGACAAGTAGGCATTAACAAGGTGTATAGAACTTTCTAGAAGGAGCTAAGACCCTGGGTGTCATGGAGTCCACTTCAAAGCCAAGAGGAAGACACATCCCAGTCCCACCCTCCACTCCTAGTGGGGTTGCAGGAGGTGGGGTTGTCCTCAGTAACAgccactgcccctcccccagAACACCCACCAGAAACGATCAGTGCCAGTGTGGAGGTGAGTGTGACGGTGCAGAACAAGCAGTTCTCCGATGACCTCAGAAACCATTCTTCTCAGGCATTCAAGGAATTCCAGAAGAAATTCACGGATCAGGTgagccagggagagagcaggTTCCCACGCGGCTCGGGAGGGGGCACAGGGGATAgggtgctggactctcaaacctgaggtcctgagtttgatcccaggtatCACCTGTACCAAAGAGaaactctcctctttctctctgtctctgtctctctgtctgtctttctctcttcctctctcttcactctcttcctttctcttctctctcttcctctctctctctctttttctctcttattctctctcttcctctctctctctcccttacacacacacacacacacacacacacacactcacacacaccccaaagaaaggaaggaaagaaggcattTCCAGAGAGGAAGGAACAGTGCAAGTcaggtccccccacacacacaccagaggccGCTGGGAAGCCCAGGATGAACTTGGCCTTTGAGAAGGGACCTTGGATGACAGCcagctgggccctggcacagggggtaCAGCCTTCTGGTCGGGACCCCCCAAATCACATAACACCCCACTCACTCTGGTCTTTTCTTTCAGATGGACCAACTTTACAAGGGCATCAAAGAGTACAAGGGAGTAAAAATCCTAAGTCTGACGTGAGTAGCCGGGGTCTCTGGGAAGGGGTCTCTGGGAAGGGAGTGTCCATGGCCATCTGGTGGGTGATCCTGGCTGGGTCACCTGCATCTGTCCTGAGAAGACCCCAGACGGGCGGCTTCCACCACATAATGCTCTTCTCATGCTCTGGAGGTCAGGAGTTCGGGGTCTGAGCTCTGCCGCTGAGTGCTCTGTCTGGCCAGGCTCGTCGCCAAATTTAGAGCCCCAtagggtggtgcagtgggttagatGCTGGGCTCTCGGTAGGAGGCCTGAGTTCTAGTTCTATCCCCACCATCACATGTCCccgagtgaggctctggttctccctttctctctggctccctgctgctcattaataagtaaaataaaccaggaaaaaaaaagtaaatgaatatgGTAGTCCAGGAAgcggttcagtggataaagcactggactctcaagcatgaggtcctgagttcaatccccggcaacacatgtaccagaatgatgcctggctctttctctctctctccgatatccttcttcatgaataaataaataaaatcgtagaaaacaaaaacaacagaagaCGCATGTCCCTGGAGCAGAGTGGAGTGAAGCCCCAGCCTGGCAGACAGATGCCAGCTACAACCTGGGCTGGGAGGCTGTAGGCTCTGCCCACCCCAGGGCGGGGGGTGTCTGAGCAGAGGGTGTCCCCTGTCTCCTCAGCCAGGGCAGCGTGGTGGTGGAGCACGAGATCATCCTGGAGACCAGCTTCACGACCAACTACAAGGACGTCCTGCAGAACGTCACGCAGGAGGTGACACAAAAGATCTTGAATGAGACCAACGAAGGAAATGGGAGCTGCACAGGTGAGCCCCCGcccgcagcccccaccccacccaaagcCTGGCCACCCCTGGGTGGGGCGTGGAGGCAGAGCAGTAGCGAAGCCCCGGGGGCCCGGGGGGCGGTGTGGGGACCCTAGTAAGGGTGTGGGTAGCAGGAAGGTGGGGGCCCAGCTTGGCACCCGATGACATGGGGACAGCTGTGTGGAAAAGAAAAGCGAGCTCACCAGGACAGGGCCCAGGCCACACGGCACTTCCTCCCTTCTAGAAAGTTCCATGTTAGTTCATTCTGGTTTAGGGCTGGCACAACCCCACCTCTCCCAGCAAATGGTTTTTCCTcttctgattttctctctttctttttataaatttttttttattttaaatatttattgttttgtttgggatttatttttatttattttctcttttgttgcccttgttttttattgttgttgtaattattatttttgttgttattgatgtcgtcattgttagatagtacagagagaaatggagagaggaggggaagatagagagggggagagaaagataaacacctgcagaccttcttcaccgtttgtgaaatgaccccacccctgcaggtgggaagccaggggctcaaactgggatcctttcagcggtccttgggcttcacaccatgtgcgcttaaactgctgcactactgcccgactctcttgttttggatatatatatatatatatatatatatatatatatatatattttccttttgttgcccttgtttttttattgtttgtagttattattgttattgatgttgtcattgttaggacagagagaaatcgagagagatggggaagacagagagagggagagaaagatagacacctgcagacctgcttcaccgcctgtgaagtaactccctttagttggggagctgggggctcaaactgggatccttacgctggtccttgcgcttcgtgccacgtgcgcttaacctgctgtgctactgcccaactcccttaaatattttatttatttctgagaaagataagagagagagaaagaaccagacatcactctggtacatgtgctgctagggactgaactcaggacctcatgcttgagagtccagtgctttatccattgtgccacctcctggaacatttaatttcctgttttattttatttcattttattattttatttactactggatagagacagagaggaattgagaggggaggggagagagggagggagagagacacctgcagccctgcttcaccacttgtgaagcttccttcctgctggtggggaccaggggcttgaacctaggtctttgtcaCTAGAAGTCCAATGCGCTATCCATTGTGCCAGAGTGccaccttgaacctgggtctctgcacactataatatgtgtgcttagccaggtacccccccagaggtcattttttcttgcttgttgccaccaagattatcgctggggctcagtgtctgcacagtgaatccacttctTCCAAGGCCTATATTCCCCCTTCCAACacacctctttttttccctttagttttttggccagagacagagagaacttgagagaagagggggagctagagagacagagagacacctgcagccctgcttcaccatttgagaagctccccccacccctgtagcCCTGTAGGTGGTGCCCagagcttgaactctggtccttgtgcatgcacaGCCCCCTGCAGTGGTCTTAATGACTTGATGGcagcagggacacacacacacacacacacacacagacacacaggcacacgGACGCACAGGTGCTGACGGGCTCTCTGTGTCTTCAGGAGGGAGACTGTGCTTCAGGCCGAACGCCACCACGGTGGAGAAGAACATCACACTGACCTACGACCCTGAAAGTAGGTGACCCGAGGGAGGGCCGGGGCCAGGGCGGCAGGGGACACACACCCAGACACCCCTCACCATGCCCCCCATCCCGCAGGGGAGTGCGAGCAGAAGGCAGGGGAGCAGCTGGCCAGGTTCTTCTTCGTGGAGTACCAGGCCAGCCGGCCCTACTGCATCAGCAGGTGTTCATCCGGGTTCAGCAGCTCTTTGAACTGTAACTACGGCAAATGCCAACTGGACCTGGCCCTCGGCCCCCGATGCTAGTGAGTCACCctgccccgcccctgcccctgctcttGGGACCCCCTCCAAGGGAGCACTCGGCCGTCCCTGCTGGGGAGACTGGGGTACGAGGTGGCCCAGCTACACAGGAAAGCCGGGTGGAGGTgagtggagaggaggagggggtagagGGAGGACAGGGACCAGTCGCTGTGCTCGCACCCTGGGCCAGGGCCTCCCCCCAGTGCAGAGGCCCGAGTGGCTGGCTCcctggaagaggaggagaggataaGGGCTTAGACAGGGTggagtgggggcaggcagtggtgcaccgaaggtgagcacacatgttactgtgcccaaggactcgggttcaagcctccgctccccagctgcaggggaggggaTACTCTATGACTGgtatagcagggctgcaggtgtctctctgtctccctctctatttctgcctcccctctcaatttctctctgtcccgtcaagcaaaatagaaagaaaatcaaaaaaggaagggaggaaagaaagaaagagtggctgccgggagctgtggatttgctTGTGCCAGCgctaagccccagtggtaaccctggtggcaaagaaagaaagagagagagaaagaaagaaagaaagagcgtgggagggaggggaaaagagaaaggaaggaaggaaggggacagaaagggaaaaaaagagaaaacagtagctgggtggtggcacacctggttgagcgcacattacaatgatgtgcaaggaccagggttcgagctcctggtctccacctgcagggggaaagctttgctgcaggtgtctctctgtctctcttcctctctatctcacccactccctctcaatttctaactgtctctatccaataaataaataaatataatgtaaaaaaaaagaactttaaagagacagagagcgagaaaCAGTGCTGTGTGTGCTATGGATGGGGTGAGGTTTGCCCTGGGGTTGTTCCACAGGCAGGGAAGGTCCTGGGGCTGTGGGTCTGGGGGCATCAGCCGGCCCTGACCTGGGGgtgccttctcctccctcccccccttctcggCCCCCCAGCTGCCTGACCACGGACACACACTGGTACAGCGGGGCAATGTGTGAGCACGGCACGCAGAAGAGCCTGGTGTATGGCCTGGTAGGGGCGGCAGGTGTGGCCGTGCTGGTCCTGCTGGTGGCCCTGGGCACCTTCGCACTGCTGTCCAGGAGAAGAGTACAGAGGtgagccctcccccccacacacagccccaGGCCTCTCCCTCAGCTGTCCCCAGCCCCTCAGGGCTCACCCACTCTATGCCCACAGGCAGGCGGCCCGGGAGAGCCGGATGAACCAGtggcaggaggaggagggcaggtcGGCCACTGGGTCTTTCCAGAATGCTGGCTTTGATGCCTCTGAAGGTATAGGCATCCTCCGGGGGGGTGGGCGGGAGACCCCAGGGCTTGTGGGAGCGAAGGGGGAGGCATTTCTGTCTCTGAGTTCCAAGTCCGTGGGCCCCTCCCACCAGCGCACGTGTGAGGGGCAGGAACTGTGAATGGTCTCCCAGACCCTGGGCCTGGCTGGGGCTGCCCAGCTGGTGGGTGTGAGTCTCTGAGAACCCACAGtgctcatggggggggggtgtcatcaGAGGCAGAGGCTGTGGCTGCTGCCAGGCCAGGAGTCCCTGTTATTGCTTCCAGAAAGTGGGTCTTACAATTGTATGGGGGGTGGAAAAAAGGAATGGATTtggttgtcaaaaaagtcatgatgtatttttctgtgttttgccaaaaaaaaaaaaaagtgtcatgactTTCTCCACAACCCAATAGAAATTGGGTCTTTTGAATTCCAAAACAGGGagggtcagtccccagcaccactgtaagctagaACTCACCGGTGCTTTGATCTctttctctgtagctctctcattaaaataaaataactaacatttaaaaaaaataagagagaaagaaaagttctcCATtgagtccccactggcaggggaaacttcatgagctgtgaagcggtgctgcagatgtctcactttctccctcacctcctcctctcagcctctccctgtctctgtccagaGAGACAAACAGCTACTAAAACCGAGAAACTTCACAGGAGGGAAACACA is a genomic window of Erinaceus europaeus chromosome 15, mEriEur2.1, whole genome shotgun sequence containing:
- the LOC103108977 gene encoding mucin-17 encodes the protein IATTESPSTTVSTASTESPSTTVPTASTESPSTTISTASTENPSTTVSTASSESPSTTVSTASTESSSTAVSTASTENPSTTVSTASTESSSTTVSTASTESPSTTVSTSSTESSSTAVSTASTENHSTTVSTASTVSRPTTVSTASTEIPSTTVSIASTENPSNTASTASSETSTESPSTTISTASTESPSTTISTASTESSSTTVSTASTENPSTTVSTSSTEIPSTTVSTASTENPSTTVSTVSTASTENPSTTVSTASTVSPSTTVSTASTENPSTTVSTASTKSPSTAISTASTESPSSPTSTTASPVTTTPIVCLNGGQLEGNTCQCPQGYKGDRCQYLVAGPSCQNGGSWDGIKCVCTSHFFGRWCEEVVQNIELEHPPETISASVEVSVTVQNKQFSDDLRNHSSQAFKEFQKKFTDQMDQLYKGIKEYKGVKILSLTQGSVVVEHEIILETSFTTNYKDVLQNVTQEVTQKILNETNEGNGSCTGGRLCFRPNATTVEKNITLTYDPERECEQKAGEQLARFFFVEYQASRPYCISRCSSGFSSSLNCNYGKCQLDLALGPRCYCLTTDTHWYSGAMCEHGTQKSLVYGLVGAAGVAVLVLLVALGTFALLSRRRVQRQAARESRMNQWQEEEGRSATGSFQNAGFDASEDQENYIPMDSIYSTFQPSLGNISSTSLIKIRRPQLKSQPQT